The genomic segment GGCGCGTTGGCACTGCGCCTGATCGAACTCGGCGCCTGGCAGGGGCCCACGCTCTTGCTGGCACCAGCGTCGCGCTACTTCCTACCGGCGCCTGTGTCGCTTCCCGCAGGGGTGCCTGTGCTCATCCTGCATGGTCGGAAGGACGCCGTCGTTCCAATGCAGGACAGCCGTGATCTCGCCGAACGTCACGACGGCGTGCGGCTGCTGGAGCTGGACGACGAGCATCGCCTGAGCACCTTGACCGAGGGCGGTCGCCTTGCGGGCTACGTACGTGAAGTGCGCGAATTGCTTTCCACGACGAGCATCGCCTGAGCGCCTCGAGCGAGGGCGGTCGCCTTGCGGGCTACGTACGTGAAGTGCGCGAATTGCTTTCCACGACGAGCATCGCCTGAGCGCCTCGAGCGAGGGTGGTTGCCTGGCGGACTACGTGCGCGAACAGCACCAATTGCGCCAACCTAGGCGGCTTTTCGTTGCTCTCCCGCGGCGTGGACGATAAACCCGTCGACCGATGACCGAGGCAGCTGCCGCTGGGCCCAGCCCGCCCGCGACCTACCGAGAGATCACCGTGGGCGCCATCGTGCTCGGCGTCGTGCAAGGCATGCTGATGACGAGCGCCTTCGTCTACGTCGGCCTCAAGCTCGGATTCGGGCTGCCAGGGTCGAGCGTCGCGGCGATTCTCGGCTTCGCGTTGCTGCGCGGGGTGGGGCGCAAGGCGCTGAAGATCCCTGGGTGCGGCAGCATCGTCGAGAACAACATCAACCAAACCGTGGCCAGTGGCGTGAACACGGCCAGCGCGGGCGTGGTGTTCACCTTCCCGGCGCTGCTACTGCTAGGCCTCGACTATTCCTTCTATACGGTGCTGCTCGCGGCGGTGGCGGGGTCCTTCATGGGCATCGTCGTGATCATTCCGCTGCGAAAGCAGTTGATCGAGATCGAGCGTCTCAAGTTTCCGAGTGGCGTCGCGGTCGCGACCATCCTCA from the Polyangiaceae bacterium genome contains:
- a CDS encoding alpha/beta hydrolase, coding for MRVLLLHGLEGSPQGAKARALREHFELCCPALPTGDFAACEVVAQDALRNFHPEVLVGSSFGGALALRLIELGAWQGPTLLLAPASRYFLPAPVSLPAGVPVLILHGRKDAVVPMQDSRDLAERHDGVRLLELDDEHRLSTLTEGGRLAGYVREVRELLSTTSIA